A stretch of Candidatus Hinthialibacter antarcticus DNA encodes these proteins:
- a CDS encoding Glu/Leu/Phe/Val dehydrogenase — protein MSDPSKPVPFFAQVIQNFDAALPFTPYPQGLLEQVKQCNSVYHFTYPLERDNGEIEVIHAWRAEHSHHRSPTKGGIRYAANVNEDEVTALAALMTYKCAVVDVPFGGAKGGVKISKHNYSKDELERITRRYTFELNQKNFIGPGVDVPAPDFGTGPQEMAWIADTYSALNPDDLNAVGCVTGKPVSMGGVNGRTEATGLGVFYGIREACSVKEDMEALGLAPGVEGKRVVIQGFGNVGYHAAKFLHDHGAKVVCIIEYDCAVFREEGLSPEHVANYRKEEGTFKNYPTAETIEDCAAALEMECDILVPAALESQITIDNVHRIKAKIVAEAANGPVTAEASAILHKTGVLVLPDLYLNAGGVTVSYFEWIKNLQHIRFGRMTKRFDDRFHKTIVDIIEETTGKKLDESLIKKIGSGADEKDMVYAGLEDTMINAFHRIHDIKNKENSDIDLRTAAFTDAIHKIVQSYLEKGIFP, from the coding sequence ATGAGCGACCCCAGCAAGCCGGTTCCATTTTTCGCCCAAGTCATTCAAAACTTTGATGCAGCGCTCCCGTTTACGCCTTATCCACAGGGATTGCTCGAGCAAGTGAAGCAGTGCAACAGCGTTTACCACTTCACGTATCCGCTCGAGCGCGACAACGGCGAGATCGAAGTTATTCACGCCTGGCGCGCCGAACACAGCCACCACCGCTCCCCGACCAAGGGCGGCATCCGCTACGCCGCCAATGTGAATGAAGACGAAGTCACGGCGTTGGCGGCGCTGATGACCTATAAATGCGCCGTGGTCGACGTACCCTTCGGCGGCGCCAAGGGCGGGGTGAAGATTTCGAAACACAATTATTCGAAAGACGAGTTAGAGCGCATCACCCGGCGGTATACCTTTGAATTGAACCAAAAGAATTTCATCGGCCCCGGGGTCGACGTGCCCGCGCCTGACTTCGGCACCGGGCCCCAGGAAATGGCCTGGATCGCCGATACCTACAGTGCGCTTAACCCGGATGATCTAAACGCGGTCGGCTGCGTCACCGGCAAACCGGTCTCGATGGGCGGCGTCAATGGACGCACCGAAGCGACTGGCCTGGGCGTGTTTTACGGCATCCGCGAAGCGTGCAGCGTCAAAGAAGACATGGAAGCGCTCGGCCTCGCGCCGGGCGTCGAAGGCAAGCGGGTCGTCATTCAAGGCTTCGGCAACGTGGGCTATCACGCCGCCAAGTTTTTACACGATCACGGCGCCAAGGTGGTTTGCATCATTGAATATGATTGCGCGGTTTTCCGTGAAGAAGGCCTCTCGCCTGAGCATGTGGCTAACTACCGCAAAGAAGAGGGCACCTTTAAAAATTACCCCACAGCGGAAACCATCGAAGATTGCGCCGCCGCGCTTGAAATGGAATGCGACATTTTGGTCCCGGCTGCGTTAGAGAGCCAGATTACGATTGATAACGTCCATCGCATTAAAGCCAAGATCGTGGCGGAAGCCGCCAACGGCCCGGTGACAGCGGAGGCCAGCGCGATCTTGCATAAAACCGGCGTGTTGGTGCTGCCGGATTTATACCTCAACGCGGGCGGCGTCACGGTTTCGTATTTTGAATGGATCAAAAACTTGCAGCATATTCGTTTTGGCCGTATGACCAAACGCTTCGACGACCGCTTTCACAAAACCATCGTTGACATCATCGAAGAAACCACTGGCAAGAAATTAGATGAGTCGCTGATTAAAAAAATAGGCAGCGGCGCTGATGAAAAAGACATGGTCTACGCCGGGCTTGAAGACACCATGATTAACGCGTTCCACCGGATCCACGATATTAAAAATAAAGAAAACAGCGATATCGACCTGCGCACCGCCGCGTTTACGGACGCGATTCACAAAATTGTGCAATCCTATCTCGAGAAAGGCATTTTCCCCTAA
- a CDS encoding TIM barrel protein yields MTACFHPSIEGAQHGAKSLDEFLAFAKASGAAGAQPSNFMLEDGKGGFKPASEVKDAFAKHGLAIDGISSHCPFWVHTSAWTGTKSIRPFIPGEVAKKSLSEIEQWAEDYILKFMDYAAELGVKVLPMFWGVAFGWELASGYPWGFWAGPDFDLIKEGQERFVTKTAKIREKANSLGAVLCHEIHPGTGAMCADDFLMLVDICGGDASLGVNVDPSHCWEGESWETRFLKVAQYCYGCHIKNHTIRPDFPLRMMESGWQKRGMQFVDLPSGDINMVRFAELMITIGYPELYKSKMGTATAPLVVEAESAHRDVDACSANGIAYVRDNCCFPVAAGSFEDGIGAD; encoded by the coding sequence ATGACCGCTTGTTTTCACCCTAGCATTGAGGGCGCCCAGCACGGCGCCAAAAGTCTCGATGAATTTCTAGCCTTTGCCAAAGCGTCTGGCGCTGCTGGCGCGCAACCCTCAAACTTTATGTTGGAGGACGGGAAAGGCGGCTTTAAACCCGCATCTGAAGTTAAAGACGCGTTCGCCAAACACGGTCTTGCCATCGACGGCATTTCGAGCCATTGCCCCTTCTGGGTGCATACCTCGGCCTGGACCGGTACGAAAAGCATCCGTCCGTTCATTCCCGGCGAGGTCGCCAAAAAATCGCTCAGCGAAATCGAACAATGGGCGGAAGATTATATTTTGAAATTCATGGATTATGCAGCCGAACTCGGCGTTAAAGTGCTGCCCATGTTCTGGGGTGTTGCCTTTGGCTGGGAACTCGCCAGCGGCTATCCATGGGGCTTTTGGGCGGGGCCGGATTTTGATCTCATCAAAGAAGGCCAGGAGCGCTTTGTAACCAAGACTGCAAAAATCCGCGAAAAAGCCAATTCGTTAGGCGCGGTTTTGTGCCATGAAATTCACCCCGGCACCGGCGCGATGTGCGCTGACGATTTTCTGATGTTAGTCGACATTTGCGGCGGCGACGCTTCATTGGGCGTCAATGTTGACCCCTCTCACTGTTGGGAAGGCGAGAGTTGGGAAACCCGCTTCTTGAAAGTGGCGCAATATTGCTATGGCTGCCACATCAAGAACCACACCATCCGCCCCGATTTTCCGCTGCGTATGATGGAGTCTGGCTGGCAGAAACGCGGAATGCAGTTTGTTGACCTGCCCTCCGGCGACATTAACATGGTGCGTTTCGCCGAGCTGATGATTACCATTGGGTACCCAGAACTCTATAAAAGCAAAATGGGGACAGCCACGGCGCCATTGGTGGTCGAAGCCGAAAGTGCGCATCGCGATGTAGATGCGTGCAGCGCCAACGGCATCGCCTACGTTCGCGACAATTGCTGCTTCCCTGTGGCGGCGGGTTCGTTTGAAGACGGCATAGGCGCCGACTAA